From Lolium perenne isolate Kyuss_39 chromosome 5, Kyuss_2.0, whole genome shotgun sequence, a single genomic window includes:
- the LOC127319710 gene encoding uncharacterized protein isoform X2 has protein sequence MLVAAAQLPLPASQPRRRDPPHPQKALAAILRSRFIACLRAKDAETARQAAHAAVRGGVSVLEIVMSTPGVLETVEDLRRSYPSLTFGVGTVLNADDAKKAITAGAQFLMSPGTVMEILRDLEESEVLYIPGVLTPTEVISARDAGAEVVKVYPVSVMGGEMYMSALKKPFPLLPMVASQGITIEVCLGQMERFVPPRRRETTVGEPMNCGSILTAARLTNYLACIEALAVMSSPRTCFRIPQ, from the exons ATGCTTGTCGCCGCAGCCCAGCTGCCTCTTCCCGCCTCTCAGCCTCGCCGGCGAGATCCGCCGCACCCACAAAAGGCGCTCGCCGCCATACTGCGCTCGCGCTTCATCGCCTGCCTCCGCGCGAAAGA CGCAGAGACGGCGAGGCAGGCGGCCCACGCGGCCGTTCGCGGTGGCGTTTCCGTG CTAGAAATTGTGATGTCCACTCCAGGGGTGCTAGAG ACTGTTGAGGATCTTCGGAGGAGTTACCCTTCTTTGACATTTGGG GTTGGCACGGTCCTAAATGCTGATGATGCAAAGAAAGCCATTACAGCTGGTGCTCAGTTTCTCATGAGTCCTGGCACAGTCATG GAAATACTCCGTGATCTCGAAGAAAGTGAAGTTCTATATATTCCAGGAGTGCTGACACCAACTGAA GTTATATCTGCTCGCGATGCTGGTGCCGAAGTTGTTAAG GTGTATCCAGTTTCAGTGATGGGTGGAGAGATGTATATGTCTGCTCTGAAGAAACCATTCCCTCTTCTACCCATGGTTGCTTCTCAGGGAATTACCATAG AAGTGTGCCTAGGACAGATGGAGAGGTTTGTACCGCCAAGGCGACGAGAGACCACAGTAGGGGAGCCCATGAACTGTGGCAGCATTTTGACAGCAGCGCGTTTGACAAATTATCTTGCTTGTATTGAGGCCCTCGCCGTCATGAGTTCTCCAAGGACTTGCTTCCGAATCCCGCAATAA
- the LOC127319710 gene encoding uncharacterized protein isoform X5, translated as MLVAAAQLPLPASQPRRRDPPHPQKALAAILRSRFIACLRAKDAETARQAAHAAVRGGVSVTVEDLRRSYPSLTFGVGTVLNADDAKKAITAGAQFLMSPGTVMEILRDLEESEVLYIPGVLTPTEVISARDAGAEVVKVYPVSVMGGEMYMSALKKPFPLLPMVASQGITIEVCLGQMERFVPPRRRETTVGEPMNCGSILTAARLTNYLACIEALAVMSSPRTCFRIPQ; from the exons ATGCTTGTCGCCGCAGCCCAGCTGCCTCTTCCCGCCTCTCAGCCTCGCCGGCGAGATCCGCCGCACCCACAAAAGGCGCTCGCCGCCATACTGCGCTCGCGCTTCATCGCCTGCCTCCGCGCGAAAGA CGCAGAGACGGCGAGGCAGGCGGCCCACGCGGCCGTTCGCGGTGGCGTTTCCGTG ACTGTTGAGGATCTTCGGAGGAGTTACCCTTCTTTGACATTTGGG GTTGGCACGGTCCTAAATGCTGATGATGCAAAGAAAGCCATTACAGCTGGTGCTCAGTTTCTCATGAGTCCTGGCACAGTCATG GAAATACTCCGTGATCTCGAAGAAAGTGAAGTTCTATATATTCCAGGAGTGCTGACACCAACTGAA GTTATATCTGCTCGCGATGCTGGTGCCGAAGTTGTTAAG GTGTATCCAGTTTCAGTGATGGGTGGAGAGATGTATATGTCTGCTCTGAAGAAACCATTCCCTCTTCTACCCATGGTTGCTTCTCAGGGAATTACCATAG AAGTGTGCCTAGGACAGATGGAGAGGTTTGTACCGCCAAGGCGACGAGAGACCACAGTAGGGGAGCCCATGAACTGTGGCAGCATTTTGACAGCAGCGCGTTTGACAAATTATCTTGCTTGTATTGAGGCCCTCGCCGTCATGAGTTCTCCAAGGACTTGCTTCCGAATCCCGCAATAA
- the LOC127319710 gene encoding uncharacterized protein isoform X1 — protein sequence MLVAAAQLPLPASQPRRRDPPHPQKALAAILRSRFIACLRAKDAETARQAAHAAVRGGVSVLEIVMSTPGVLEVTVEDLRRSYPSLTFGVGTVLNADDAKKAITAGAQFLMSPGTVMEILRDLEESEVLYIPGVLTPTEVISARDAGAEVVKVYPVSVMGGEMYMSALKKPFPLLPMVASQGITIEVCLGQMERFVPPRRRETTVGEPMNCGSILTAARLTNYLACIEALAVMSSPRTCFRIPQ from the exons ATGCTTGTCGCCGCAGCCCAGCTGCCTCTTCCCGCCTCTCAGCCTCGCCGGCGAGATCCGCCGCACCCACAAAAGGCGCTCGCCGCCATACTGCGCTCGCGCTTCATCGCCTGCCTCCGCGCGAAAGA CGCAGAGACGGCGAGGCAGGCGGCCCACGCGGCCGTTCGCGGTGGCGTTTCCGTG CTAGAAATTGTGATGTCCACTCCAGGGGTGCTAGAGGTT ACTGTTGAGGATCTTCGGAGGAGTTACCCTTCTTTGACATTTGGG GTTGGCACGGTCCTAAATGCTGATGATGCAAAGAAAGCCATTACAGCTGGTGCTCAGTTTCTCATGAGTCCTGGCACAGTCATG GAAATACTCCGTGATCTCGAAGAAAGTGAAGTTCTATATATTCCAGGAGTGCTGACACCAACTGAA GTTATATCTGCTCGCGATGCTGGTGCCGAAGTTGTTAAG GTGTATCCAGTTTCAGTGATGGGTGGAGAGATGTATATGTCTGCTCTGAAGAAACCATTCCCTCTTCTACCCATGGTTGCTTCTCAGGGAATTACCATAG AAGTGTGCCTAGGACAGATGGAGAGGTTTGTACCGCCAAGGCGACGAGAGACCACAGTAGGGGAGCCCATGAACTGTGGCAGCATTTTGACAGCAGCGCGTTTGACAAATTATCTTGCTTGTATTGAGGCCCTCGCCGTCATGAGTTCTCCAAGGACTTGCTTCCGAATCCCGCAATAA
- the LOC127319710 gene encoding uncharacterized protein isoform X4 produces the protein MLVAAAQLPLPASQPRRRDPPHPQKALAAILRSRFIACLRAKDAETARQAAHAAVRGGVSVLEIVMSTPGVLETVEDLRRSYPSLTFGVGTVLNADDAKKAITAGAQFLMSPGTVMEILRDLEESEVLYIPGVLTPTEVISARDAGAEVVKVYPVSVMGGEMYMSALKKPFPLLPMVASQGITIGSIKSYMEAGASAVVLSDAIFDKQLIGERNFIGISALANQATLQASKSGR, from the exons ATGCTTGTCGCCGCAGCCCAGCTGCCTCTTCCCGCCTCTCAGCCTCGCCGGCGAGATCCGCCGCACCCACAAAAGGCGCTCGCCGCCATACTGCGCTCGCGCTTCATCGCCTGCCTCCGCGCGAAAGA CGCAGAGACGGCGAGGCAGGCGGCCCACGCGGCCGTTCGCGGTGGCGTTTCCGTG CTAGAAATTGTGATGTCCACTCCAGGGGTGCTAGAG ACTGTTGAGGATCTTCGGAGGAGTTACCCTTCTTTGACATTTGGG GTTGGCACGGTCCTAAATGCTGATGATGCAAAGAAAGCCATTACAGCTGGTGCTCAGTTTCTCATGAGTCCTGGCACAGTCATG GAAATACTCCGTGATCTCGAAGAAAGTGAAGTTCTATATATTCCAGGAGTGCTGACACCAACTGAA GTTATATCTGCTCGCGATGCTGGTGCCGAAGTTGTTAAG GTGTATCCAGTTTCAGTGATGGGTGGAGAGATGTATATGTCTGCTCTGAAGAAACCATTCCCTCTTCTACCCATGGTTGCTTCTCAGGGAATTACCATAG GTTCGATCAAATCATACATGGAGGCAGGGGCATCTGCAGTGGTGCTATCAGATGCTATTTTCGACAAACAATTGATCGGAGAAAGGAATTTTATTGGAATTTCAGCGCTCGCAAATCAGGCCACTTTACAGGCATCGAAGTCAGGAAGATGA
- the LOC127319710 gene encoding uncharacterized protein isoform X6, translating into MLVAAAQLPLPASQPRRRDPPHPQKALAAILRSRFIACLRAKDAETARQAAHAAVRGGVSVTVEDLRRSYPSLTFGVGTVLNADDAKKAITAGAQFLMSPGTVMEILRDLEESEVLYIPGVLTPTEVISARDAGAEVVKVYPVSVMGGEMYMSALKKPFPLLPMVASQGITIGSIKSYMEAGASAVVLSDAIFDKQLIGERNFIGISALANQATLQASKSGR; encoded by the exons ATGCTTGTCGCCGCAGCCCAGCTGCCTCTTCCCGCCTCTCAGCCTCGCCGGCGAGATCCGCCGCACCCACAAAAGGCGCTCGCCGCCATACTGCGCTCGCGCTTCATCGCCTGCCTCCGCGCGAAAGA CGCAGAGACGGCGAGGCAGGCGGCCCACGCGGCCGTTCGCGGTGGCGTTTCCGTG ACTGTTGAGGATCTTCGGAGGAGTTACCCTTCTTTGACATTTGGG GTTGGCACGGTCCTAAATGCTGATGATGCAAAGAAAGCCATTACAGCTGGTGCTCAGTTTCTCATGAGTCCTGGCACAGTCATG GAAATACTCCGTGATCTCGAAGAAAGTGAAGTTCTATATATTCCAGGAGTGCTGACACCAACTGAA GTTATATCTGCTCGCGATGCTGGTGCCGAAGTTGTTAAG GTGTATCCAGTTTCAGTGATGGGTGGAGAGATGTATATGTCTGCTCTGAAGAAACCATTCCCTCTTCTACCCATGGTTGCTTCTCAGGGAATTACCATAG GTTCGATCAAATCATACATGGAGGCAGGGGCATCTGCAGTGGTGCTATCAGATGCTATTTTCGACAAACAATTGATCGGAGAAAGGAATTTTATTGGAATTTCAGCGCTCGCAAATCAGGCCACTTTACAGGCATCGAAGTCAGGAAGATGA
- the LOC127319710 gene encoding uncharacterized protein isoform X3, translating into MLVAAAQLPLPASQPRRRDPPHPQKALAAILRSRFIACLRAKDAETARQAAHAAVRGGVSVLEIVMSTPGVLEVTVEDLRRSYPSLTFGVGTVLNADDAKKAITAGAQFLMSPGTVMEILRDLEESEVLYIPGVLTPTEVISARDAGAEVVKVYPVSVMGGEMYMSALKKPFPLLPMVASQGITIGSIKSYMEAGASAVVLSDAIFDKQLIGERNFIGISALANQATLQASKSGR; encoded by the exons ATGCTTGTCGCCGCAGCCCAGCTGCCTCTTCCCGCCTCTCAGCCTCGCCGGCGAGATCCGCCGCACCCACAAAAGGCGCTCGCCGCCATACTGCGCTCGCGCTTCATCGCCTGCCTCCGCGCGAAAGA CGCAGAGACGGCGAGGCAGGCGGCCCACGCGGCCGTTCGCGGTGGCGTTTCCGTG CTAGAAATTGTGATGTCCACTCCAGGGGTGCTAGAGGTT ACTGTTGAGGATCTTCGGAGGAGTTACCCTTCTTTGACATTTGGG GTTGGCACGGTCCTAAATGCTGATGATGCAAAGAAAGCCATTACAGCTGGTGCTCAGTTTCTCATGAGTCCTGGCACAGTCATG GAAATACTCCGTGATCTCGAAGAAAGTGAAGTTCTATATATTCCAGGAGTGCTGACACCAACTGAA GTTATATCTGCTCGCGATGCTGGTGCCGAAGTTGTTAAG GTGTATCCAGTTTCAGTGATGGGTGGAGAGATGTATATGTCTGCTCTGAAGAAACCATTCCCTCTTCTACCCATGGTTGCTTCTCAGGGAATTACCATAG GTTCGATCAAATCATACATGGAGGCAGGGGCATCTGCAGTGGTGCTATCAGATGCTATTTTCGACAAACAATTGATCGGAGAAAGGAATTTTATTGGAATTTCAGCGCTCGCAAATCAGGCCACTTTACAGGCATCGAAGTCAGGAAGATGA